A region of Bradyrhizobium sp. SZCCHNS1050 DNA encodes the following proteins:
- the gspG gene encoding type II secretion system major pseudopilin GspG — protein MLGWMECRDVVKLRVAAWRGQFRLRLRRGRDGEAGFTLVEMLVVITIIGLIMGLVGPRVLSYLSDSKLKTARIQIRSLSSALDLYHLDNGRYPTAAEGLGALVQKPATATTWNGPYLSGTLVPNDPWGRPYVYRFPGQHGTYDIVSLGPEGREDETSATANVTSWQP, from the coding sequence ATGCTGGGATGGATGGAATGTCGTGATGTCGTGAAGCTGCGCGTGGCCGCGTGGCGCGGGCAATTCCGGCTTCGTTTACGCAGAGGCCGCGATGGCGAGGCCGGCTTCACCTTGGTCGAGATGCTTGTCGTCATCACCATCATCGGCCTGATCATGGGTCTCGTCGGCCCGCGCGTGCTGAGCTATCTCTCCGACTCCAAACTCAAGACGGCGCGGATCCAGATCCGCAGCCTGTCCTCGGCGCTCGACCTCTATCACCTCGACAACGGCCGCTACCCGACCGCAGCCGAAGGGCTCGGTGCGCTGGTGCAGAAGCCGGCCACCGCGACCACCTGGAACGGGCCCTATCTCAGCGGCACCCTGGTCCCGAACGATCCGTGGGGACGGCCCTATGTCTACAGATTCCCGGGACAGCACGGCACCTACGACATCGTCTCGCTCGGGCCCGAGGGACGTGAGGACGAGACCTCGGCCACGGCCAATGTGACGAGCTGGCAGCCGTGA
- a CDS encoding GspH/FimT family pseudopilin produces MSARAELGRDEASAGFTLVEMLAVLVILALTVSAAVPLLSRGAGTVSLDAATGEIASALRATRSAAIVQNRVMTLSIDVDRRAFSSDVVRPRTFAPDIQAKLTYAAATRVGAAVGGFRFFPDGSSTGGDLSLELNGHHIRLCVEWLTGTVRTAATC; encoded by the coding sequence ATGAGCGCGCGGGCGGAACTGGGACGGGACGAGGCGAGCGCCGGCTTTACGCTGGTCGAGATGCTTGCCGTGCTCGTCATCCTGGCGCTGACGGTATCCGCCGCCGTCCCGCTGCTGTCACGCGGCGCCGGCACGGTGAGCCTCGATGCGGCGACAGGCGAGATTGCGTCGGCGCTGCGCGCGACGCGCTCGGCTGCGATCGTGCAGAACCGCGTGATGACCCTGAGCATCGACGTCGACCGCCGGGCCTTCAGCTCGGATGTCGTCCGGCCGCGTACCTTTGCGCCGGACATCCAGGCGAAGCTGACCTATGCCGCCGCGACGCGCGTGGGCGCCGCCGTGGGCGGCTTCCGGTTCTTTCCGGACGGCTCGTCGACCGGCGGCGATCTGAGCCTGGAGTTGAACGGGCATCATATCAGGCTCTGTGTCGAATGGCTGACAGGGACGGTGCGGACCGCCGCGACGTGTTGA
- a CDS encoding type II secretion system F family protein: MPRFRYRAYGTDGSFAEGTIEAASADAASATLWAQGLSPFQMQAADSAGTAWWNREITLGNGAARADLLAFTREFATLCAADIPMDDALRIVQTQASAARLRTLVEALLADVLNGRPLSEAMQAQPRIFPADYVAVVRAGESGGRLAQVLTELAELLERRAEIRARIQSALIYPAMLIVLSLATLAIIVGGVIPSMAPIFTQSGKPVPLTIQLMLALKAHWLEIVIAGLAAVALLGAIVAFTMADPGRRRRLDRLALQLPLLGGFLLQQDTARFARTLGTMLMAGVPLIAATKSASDVVDNRHLRAGMEQAIERIQQGTALHRALRNEVALPAVALQMIAVGEEAGKLDRMLLRVAQMLEKQLQTSVDRFMAALTPAMTVGIALIIGALIMPVMNAVLSINDLAGR, translated from the coding sequence ATGCCGCGCTTCCGCTACCGCGCCTACGGCACCGACGGCTCCTTCGCGGAGGGGACGATCGAGGCTGCGTCCGCGGATGCGGCGAGCGCGACGCTGTGGGCGCAGGGGTTGTCGCCGTTCCAGATGCAGGCCGCCGATAGCGCCGGCACGGCATGGTGGAACCGCGAGATCACGCTCGGCAACGGCGCGGCGCGCGCGGACCTCTTGGCCTTCACGCGCGAGTTCGCCACGCTCTGCGCGGCCGACATTCCAATGGACGACGCCTTGCGCATCGTGCAGACGCAGGCCTCGGCAGCGCGGCTGCGCACCCTGGTCGAGGCGCTGCTCGCCGATGTCCTCAATGGCCGCCCGTTGTCGGAGGCGATGCAGGCGCAGCCGCGCATCTTCCCGGCTGACTATGTCGCTGTCGTGCGCGCCGGCGAGAGCGGCGGGCGGCTGGCGCAGGTGCTGACCGAGCTTGCCGAGCTCCTGGAGCGGCGGGCGGAGATCCGTGCGCGCATCCAGTCGGCCCTGATCTATCCCGCGATGCTGATCGTGCTGAGCCTCGCAACGCTCGCGATCATCGTTGGCGGCGTGATCCCGTCGATGGCGCCGATCTTCACCCAGAGCGGCAAGCCGGTGCCGCTGACCATCCAGCTGATGCTCGCGCTGAAGGCGCATTGGCTCGAGATCGTGATCGCTGGCCTTGCCGCCGTCGCGCTGCTCGGCGCCATCGTGGCATTCACCATGGCCGATCCCGGCCGCCGCCGGCGTCTCGACCGGCTCGCGCTGCAGCTGCCGCTGCTCGGCGGCTTCCTTCTGCAGCAGGACACCGCGCGCTTCGCCCGCACGCTCGGTACGATGCTGATGGCCGGCGTGCCGTTGATCGCGGCGACGAAATCGGCGAGCGACGTCGTCGACAACCGTCATCTCCGCGCCGGCATGGAACAGGCGATCGAGCGGATCCAGCAGGGCACAGCGTTGCACCGCGCGCTGCGCAACGAGGTGGCCTTGCCGGCCGTGGCGCTGCAGATGATCGCGGTCGGCGAGGAGGCGGGCAAGCTCGACCGCATGCTGCTGCGCGTGGCGCAGATGCTGGAGAAGCAGCTGCAGACCAGCGTCGATCGCTTCATGGCGGCGTTGACGCCGGCGATGACGGTCGGCATCGCATTGATCATCGGCGCGCTGATCATGCCGGTGATGAACGCCGTCCTCAGTATCAATGATTTGGCGGGGCGATGA